The proteins below come from a single Cervus elaphus chromosome 4, mCerEla1.1, whole genome shotgun sequence genomic window:
- the LOC122689813 gene encoding zinc finger protein 345-like — MSENQKSENDGKNSQYNQFEGSVIRKSLFFQKQIFSLHSKMYNVDDNGRDVIQPALFNTSHDMVNREELSKCKKMSQTLSKTSSSNNYTIIYDGVKVYSCNEPGHNFEQDSNFMEHQGAQSSHKDSKSSKCKNIFYQASDLSLNKSIHSGEKTYNCSEYGKVSNQSSNLIKQQRIQNPQKHYKCNKCGKVFSNSSNISKHRKTRSGRKPFKCTGCAKAFHQSSSLSQHRQIHTGRKPYKCSECGKMFIYFSNLSHHQQIHTGEKPYQCAKCGKAFSQNSNLTRHQRIHTGEKPYKCKDCGKAFSRRYGLTQHQRIHTGERPYKCKECGKAFNTNSYLTQHQRIHTGVKPYKCKDCGKAFSQRFGFTQHQLIHTGEKPFKCKECGKAFSQSSTLTKHQRIHTGEKPYKCKECGKAFNRNTTLTKHQRIHTGEKLYKCNDCGKAFSQSYGFTQHQLIHTGEKPFKCKECGKAFSLSSTLNKHQRIHTGEKPYKCKDCGKAFSRRYGLTQHQRIHTGERPYKCKECGKAFNTNSYLTQHQRIHTGVKPYKCKDCGKAFSQRYDFTQHQLIHTGEKPDKCKECGKAFRHSSHLTRHLSAHTGEKSS, encoded by the coding sequence atgtctgaaaaccagaaatctgaaaatgatgggaaaaactcacaatataatcaatttgagggATCTGTGATTAGGAAGTCATTATTCTTCCAGAAACAGatattttctctccattccaAGATGTATAATGTTGATGATAATGGAAGAGATGTAATCCAACCAGCATTGTTCAATACATCCCATGATATGGTTAATAGGGAAGAACTTTCCAAGTGTAAGAAAATGAGTCAGACCTTAAGTAAGACCTCCAGCTCCAATAATTACACAATTATTTATGATGGAGTAAAGGTCTATTCATGCAATGAACCTGGGCATAACTTTGAACAAGACTCAAACTTTATGGAACATCAGGGAGCTCAGTCTTCACACAAGGATTCTAAAAGTAGTAAATGTAAGAATATCTTTTATCAAGCATCAGATCTTTCTCTAAATAAGAGTATTCATAGTGGAGAGAAAACTTACAATTGTAGTGAATATGGTAAAGTTTCTAATCAGTCTTCAAATCTGATTAAACAGCAGAGAATTCAGAATCCACAGAAACATTACAAGTGTAATAAATGTGGGAAAGTCTTCAGTAACTCATCTAATATAAGTAAACACAGGAAGACACGTTCAGGAAGGAAACCTTTCAAGTGTACAGGATGTGCCAAAGCCTTTCATCAGAGTTCAAGTCTTAGTCAACATCGGCAAATCCATACTGGCaggaaaccttataaatgtagcGAATGTGGCAAAATGTTTATCTATTTCTCAAATCTTAGTCACCATCAGCAAATTCACACTGGGGAGAAACCTTATCAATGTGCaaagtgtggcaaagcctttagtcaGAACTCAAATCTTACTcgacaccagcgaattcatactggagagaaaccttataaatgtaaggattgtggcaaagcctttagccGGCGCTATGGTCTTActcaacaccagcgaattcatactggagagagaccttataaatgtaaagaatgtgggaaagccttcaatacAAACTCATACCTTActcaacaccagcgaattcatactggagtgaaaccttataaatgtaaggattgtggcaaagcctttagccAGCGCTTTGGCTTTACTCAACATCAgttaattcatactggagagaaaccttttaaatgtaaagaatgtggaaaagcctttagtCAATCCTCAACTCTTActaaacaccagcgaattcatactggagagaaaccttataaatgtaaagaatgtggaaaagcattTAATAGAAACACAACTCTTACcaaacaccagcgaattcatactggagagaagcttTATAAATGCAATgattgtggcaaagcctttagccAGAGCTATGGTTTTACTCAGCATCAgttaattcatactggagagaaaccttttaaatgtaaagaatgtggaaaagcctttagtCTATCCTCAACTCTTAAcaaacaccagcgaattcatactggagagaaaccttataaatgtaaggattgtggcaaagcctttagccGGCGCTATGGTCTTActcaacaccagcgaattcatactggagagagaccttataaatgtaaagaatgtgggaaagccttcaatacAAACTCATAccttactcaacatcagcgaattcatactggagtgaaaccttataaatgtaaggattgtggcaaagcctttagccAGCGCTATGACTTTACTCAACATCAGTTaattcatacaggagagaaacctgataaatgtaaagaatgtggaaaagcctttaggCATAGCAGTCATCTCACTAGGCATCTCAGTGCACATACTGGAGAAAAATCCTCATAA
- the LOC122690152 gene encoding zinc finger protein 525-like has protein sequence MYHQRVHTGEKPYKCKDCGKGFSRNSGLMSHQRAHTGEKSYKCKDCGKGFIQRRGLTCHQRIHTGEKPYKCQECGKAFNFSQGSGLMYHQRVHTAEKPYKCKDCGKSFSRHSGLTCHQIIHTGEKPQKCKEGEKAFSHYATLTKHERIHTEEKPYKCKDFDKDFNPAHWSYLPSDNSY, from the exons ATGtaccatcagagagttcatactggagagaagccttataaatgtaaggattgtggcaaaggctttagccgGAACTCAGGCCTTATGTCCCATCAGAGagctcatactggagagaagtcttataaatgtaaggattgtggcaaaggctttattcAACGCAGAGGTCTTActtgccatcagagaattcacactggagagaaaccgtataaatgtcaagaatgtggaaaagctttca actttagcCAGGGCTCAGGCCTTATGtaccatcagagagttcatactgcagagaagccttataaatgtaaggattgtggcaaaagCTTTAGCCGGCACTCAGGTCTTACTTGCCATCAGataattcacactggagagaaaccacagAAATGTAAAGAAGGTGAAAAAGCTTTCAGTCACTATGCAACTCTTACTAAACATGAGCGAATTCATACTgaagagaagccttataaatgtaaggattttgATAAAGACTTTAACCCAGCACATTGGTCTTACTTACCATCAGATAATTCATACTGA